One genomic window of Mycteria americana isolate JAX WOST 10 ecotype Jacksonville Zoo and Gardens chromosome Z, USCA_MyAme_1.0, whole genome shotgun sequence includes the following:
- the ZNF475 gene encoding zinc finger protein 475, which yields METSVKKKNVNKTCNALPSTGQDPASVASIFPSEQVSPSNVSDLPRILPKIEHQEAGHQKRRPGTAIVSKRSDSSNMSGMPLNRPVIPPRRPCFRVCYICGREFGSQSISIHEPQCLEKWRTENNQLPRHLRRAEPRKPEVLSGGSCLLTAENEAAYHSAQAQLLPCGNCGRTFLPDRLIVHQKHCRGGSSSVGLSSSSPRKSGKGPSSGSDSAPTGLQVVWAQVIRRPPAVICYICGREYGTKSISIHEPQCLKKWHRENDMLPKHLRRPEPKKPEVSPIQAKGFYDLDSLNEAAWISAQTQLVPCDICGRTFLPDRLIVHQQSCKLKPAM from the exons ATGGAAACAAGCGTCAAGAAAAAGAATGTGAACAAAACCTGTAACGCTCTGCCAAGCACCGGACAGGACCCTGCTAGTGTCGCTAGCATCTTCCCTTCAGAGCAGGTTTCACCATCTAACGTGTCAGATCTTCCCAGAATTTTGCCCAAAATAGAACATCAGGAAGCTGGGCACCAGAAAAGGCGACCAGGCACTGCAATAGTATCAAAACGATCCGATTCTTCAAACATGTCTGGGATGCCACTGAATAGGCCTGTCATCCCACCAAGAAGACCTTGCTTCAGAGTATGCTATATCTGTGGCAGAGAATTTGGGTCACAGTCTATTTCTATACATGAACCCCAGTGCCTAGAGAAGTGGCGTACTGAAAACAATCAGCTACCAAGGCATCTCAGAAGAGCAGAGCCCAGGAAACCTGAGGTCCTTAGTGGTGGTTCCTGTCTGCTTACGGCTGAAAATGAGGCAGCTTATCATAGTGCtcaagcccagctcctgccctgtgGAAACTGTGGCCGAACCTTCCTTCCTGATCGTCTCATTGTGCACCAAAAGCACTGCAGAGGAGGTAGCAGCAGTGTGGGGCTATCAAGCTCTAGCCCCCGTAAATCTGGTAAAGGCCCGAGCTCTGGGTCTGACTCAGCAC CCACTGGCCTGCaagtagtttgg GCACAAGTGATAAGACGGCCACCAGCAGTGATTTGTTACATATGTGGCCGTGAGTATGGAACAAAATCTATTAGTATCCATGAGCCACAATGCTTGAAAAAATGGCACCGGGAGAATGACATGCTACCCAAGCATTTGAGAAGGCCAGAGCCCAAAAAGCCTGAAGTCAGTCCCATACAAG ccAAAGGTTTCTATGATCTTGATTCTTTAAATGAGGCTGCCTGGATCAGCGCCCAGACCCAGCTAGTTCCATGTGATATTTGTGGGCGTACTTTTCTTCCAGACAGACTGATCGTCCACCAGCAGTCCTGTAAACTGAAACCTGCGATGTGA